Sequence from the Anolis sagrei isolate rAnoSag1 chromosome 8, rAnoSag1.mat, whole genome shotgun sequence genome:
agatagatagatgatatcaAACCATTGTCCCTGTGTAGTGCAGACTAAATCCTGGAAGAGATCCTCATTCTACTTTTCCATCTTTCTTCCTGTGTGTTCCATGTATTTCGAAATAAGATGACTTTGAGAACGCAACGTTCACGTTGGCCGGAGTCCCCAACCTCCGCCTGCCCTCCCTGGTGAGTCCTTTCTTCATACAAGcaatagaaaacaaacaaacaaacaaacaaacaatatacaAGGATAATGCGGCTgggttttagcacagctggttaatcaccagcagcaatagatcacaccaatctaaaggttggcagttcgaagcccgggtcagggtgagcacccaaccttcagcccagctcacagTCCACCTATGCatttcgaaaacagctgtgagctgtgagtagaaatATTAGGCTCCGCTTAAGCAGGGAGGAGCCATAAAAGGTACCATAAAAAGGAAGTAGCAGACAATGCCGGCAatccaagaaaggaggaagtgtGTGATCAAGGCTCTTTGTCATCgaggatgaagcaacagcacccccctgtggccagaatcaagcacaacctccaggacgccaaAGCTGGGAAAAATGTTGACATAATaccctttggggatccctcccaacAATAGtattctattactactactactactactactactactactacaatgacgtcacaggggctggatggccatctgtcatgacaGATCAAACTGggtattcctgcctggcagaaggtgaTTGGGGGGCCTTTGGGGGTTCCCCCCAACTATGATtatatgatgatggtgattaacTAAACATCCCCtcccacgcattgctgtggcccagtctgtgtatatgtgttttgtgtgtgtgtgtgtatatatgtgtgtttgcacacatatatagagagagaggggggtgtATATAtgggtgtgcatatgtgtgtgtgtagacgtgtatatatttgtgtgtttatatgtgtatatgtatattgtgtatatgtgtgtgcctgtctatatgcatatttgtgtttgtgtatatatatgtgcatgtgtttatttgtgtgtgcatgtgtatatgtatatatgtgtatgtataattgtgtgtgcttgggtatatatatatgtgtatgtgtgcatatgtatatgtgtgtgtggggtgtatttttggggtttttaagtctgttctgctgggttatttgttattgttgtttttgtaattttagggtgtgtgtgtgtgtgtgtgtgtatatatatatatatggtgtattttgggggttttaagtctgttctgctgagttttttgttgttgtttttgtaattttagggtgtgtgtgtgtggtgtattttgggggggggggggttaaatccaTCCTGCtggttttttgttgctgttgttgttgtttggggttttttttgtgtatttttaggggtgatgaacactcgttggactgttaggtgtcttgtgtccaaatttggtgtcaatccgtccagtggtttctgagttaggttaatcccacaaaagagcattgcatttttatttatatagatagatattaagcaggggctgggtggccatctgttgggagggcttggatggtgtcttcctccctggcagaagggggttgaactttGAGGTCCTTTCCAACTAGGAGTCTATTCCATtctatggatggccatctattaggAGGGATTGGGCTGGGCATGCctccctggcagaatggggtcgggctggatggcctctggggtctcttccaactctaagattgtaTGGTTCTATGATCACTACCACCACCATTGTTACTGAATGTTCTGTCCCGCACTGGGCCTGTCATAATTgccttttgaaataggacgtgcaccttgtgcccagcgggaagccagggtgcctcaaagagaggccctcaagggTTTTCCTGAAGAAATTGTCTTTAGATGGCTCGAAAGGTTAAACAAAgccctttattattgaacaaactAAAcagatattgggttgttgtaggtttttccgggctatatggccatgttctggaggcaatttttctcctgacgtttcgcctgcatctatggcaagcatcctcagaggtagtgaggtctgttggaagtaggaaaaatgggtttatatatctgtgaaatgaccagggtgggacaaaggactcttgtctgctggagctaggtgtgaatgtttcaactgaacaccttgattagcatatattgGCCTGACAgtacctggggggaatctttagTTGATATTTCTCAAAccttcaatgagtcaaaccaatgcttcaaggctttaaatcaactggtggatTCCttcatcttgtccacaagggacaggcagctgtcttcattaactgttcttatactttgagaggaaacccctgtctgttatctaagctttgttggtgtgggatctactaccgattccaaactgcgtcttggtaccgagtaaacctaccaggcaaagcttgtagattctccagctggagttctttgggtctgtgaagctgttttccctctggaatttctttaagactttagggctgtttccctcagatgctgtaaggctgagaggctgcgaGCTCCCAACCAGAGCATTGGGAATTTTCCCCTGGAATATCCTGAGAAACGAAGCTTTTCTGcgggtgaagcttgtccacgtcctctaacttagctttcctcgctaagactaactaaaatggccccatctccctgggagaaggggcggatccaaacttaacaatgatagacaggtggcttgccctatgactgcaaaccaaaggaagccacctttttgcagaatccctgaatctttggaatgcatgcaaacacttaatagaaagaaaataaagttggagctcctggtacagacgtaccagcacactgAGCAAATATTAGGTGACCACTTGttgagggggttggactggatgacctttggggtgtcCCAGGCTACGTATCACGCCTCATTGGTGCCTGCCTGTGCTTCCTCTGCCAGGGCATGACGGAGCTGGGCCGTTCGCTGAGGTCGAGCTACCGTCCGGGGAAGATGGCTCCTGAGATGCCGGGCGCGGACCGCGAGGAGTGGCCCAGCTTCACCAAGGCCATGGAGGACTGGTCCCGCTTTGTCTCCACGGCCGGGGAGTTCAAGCTGCCCAGCGCCAAGAACCGGAGTAAGTGGAGGGTGGGGCAACGGTCAAGCCGCCGGGGTCTGCACTGGGACCGGCCCTtgacttcctcccttcttccttccttctctcccagtCCTTGGCTTCAGCTGCTATGCCTTGCGGTACCTCAAACCGGACGTCACACAAACCTGGAGGGTAAGATCAAAGAAGCGTCCAACCTGGCATCTTCACCAAGGTGCCCTTCGCCTGGGTGGCAAAGTCCAAACAGGAAAAGTAGCaaatgtacaagggttgaatgaaaagtaactcaacagatgacagtactggtatgtggcaggtactggcttgttcagcagacactcctctatagttccattctggaaataagccttagcattgaacggttgtgttgttaaagtgcgaagtatggaaccctgtgcagacggtcggtcaatgcgacttaagcaacgtatgcagcaggtactggcttgttcagtagcctctcctctacagttccattttggcgagaagccttagcatttaatTGTTGTGTGGTTAAAGTGAAAAgtgtggaaccctgcgcagatagtcggtcaatgcgacttaagcaacgtatgcggcaggtactggcttgttcagtagattctcctctacagttccattttggcaagaagccttagcattgaacggttgtgttgttaaagtgtcaAGTATGAAACCTATgtagacagtcggtcaatgcgacttaagcaacgtatgcagcagatactggcttgttcagtagactctcctctacatttccattttggcaagaagccttagcattcaacggttgtgttgttaaagtgcaaagtatggaaccctgtgcagacggtcagtcaatgcgacttaagcaacgtatgtggcaggtactggcttgttcaatagactctcctctatagttccattttggcaggaagccttagcattgaatggttgtgttgttaatatGCCAAGTATGGAAACCTGTgtagacagtcggtcaatgcaacttaagcaacgtatgtggcaggtactggcttgttcagtagactctcctttacagttccattttggcaggaagccttagcattgaatggttgtgttgttaaagtgagaagtatggaaccctgcgcagacggtcagtcaatgcaacttaagcaacgtatgtggcaggtactggcttgttcagtagcctctcctctacagttccattttggcaggaagccttagcattgaacggttgtgttgttaaagtgccaaatatggaaccctgcacagacggtcggtcaatgcgacttaagcaacatatgcggcaggtactgccttgttcagtagactctgctctatagttccatttgtctgtgcagggttccatattttgcgCTTTAATAACATAACcaatcaatgctaaggcttcctgccaaaatggaactgtagatgagagtctactgaacaagccagtacctgccacatacattgcttaagttgcattgactgaccatctgcacatACTTCCATACTTTGCAATTTAACAacgcaaccgttcaatgctaaggttttccaccaaaatggaactgtagacgagagtctactgaacaagccagtacctgccgcatacattgcttaagttgcattgaccgaccatttGCACATACTTCCATACTTTGCAATTTAACAACGCAACCGTTCAATGTTAAGTCTtccagccaaaatggaactgtagatgaagagtctactgaacaagccagtacctgctgcatacaagTACCGtcctctgttgaggagttacgaaggtggaggcattacttttcattcaaccctcatagaatcTGTTTGCTACAATTCCTTGGCCTCAAAAACCTCAATGTGAAGCCTGAGACTTCTGCCAGAGCCATGAGTTTGTGGTTGATGGCACCTCCTTTCCTTTCATGTCCTGCTAGTGTTGCCTCAACCAGAACCCCAGCCTGGACAGATATGGACCAAAGCCCCTGCCTTACAACACGGTGTAAGTCTTTCTCACTTTTTGCATTGGGCTGGGCTGTCGATTCCTTGCAAACGCTGCCTGGTTCAACCTATCTTGTGTTTTTCTCCTTTCATTGCAGCAATACCTATAGGAGCTTTGGGTCGGCGCACAGGTGAGTAGTGGGctttgatgccccccccccaaaagtcccAGAAACAGACCCTAAATTCATTCGTTCACACtcactttaaagcagtgtttctcaactttcctaatgccacgacccctgaacacaattcctcatgttgtggttgtCAGAAGTGCGCGCCTTGCCAACAAACGTGAAAtttgaggtcaacgtaatgctttcatgttggggaaacatatttaacgatctgattAAAGTCTATCCgttgtcagtgcaatgttgcttataccctgttaacttctctaaAATTACCTCGGCTTTTGGGAAAAGcttctagctcagtgtttctcaaccttcctaatgtcacgaccccttaatacagttcctcatgttgtggtgacctccaaccataacattttttttgctacttcataactgcaattttgctcatgttatgaatcataatttgggagttgtagttgttgggattcatggttcacctacaatcaaagagtattctgaactccaccaacgatggaattaaaccaaacttggcacacagaatgcccacgaccaacagaaaacactggaagagtttggtgggcattgaccttgagtttgggagttgtagttcacctacagagagcactatatctggaccaaacttggcacaaatactcagtatgctaaatttgaacactgatggagtttggggaaaataggccttgatatttggattcagaatgctttttgattgtaggtgaactacaactcccaaatatcaaggcctattttccccaaactccatcagtgttcaaatttagcatactgagtatttgtgccaagtttggtccagatatagtgctctctgtaggtgaactacaactcccaaactcaaggtcaatgcccaccaaactcttccagtgttttctgatggtctttggtgacccctctggcaccccctggcgacccctctagggttcctgacccccaggttgagaaacactgttctagctcTAGACTTTGGTTTTGCTCTTGATTTTTTGGGGAacttgtcatgctgccatggattcttgttgttgttgttgttgttgattcgttcagtcgtctccgactcttcgtgacctcatggaccagcccacgccagagctccctgtcggccgtcaccacccccagcttcttgttaaccaatgctaaaggaatgtacttcatgttatttccctctggatcttgggaactttgcctttgcattcaaGACTCTGTTtgggctattgaacttttgcaactttacttctatgttttccattttgcctttttctgcagtaaactacaaaacctacagccttggtgtgtagtggtgtcttgagcaaggtgaatctatcctgagttgcgacaaaagtgtagtttcccatgagaatgttcctacagggtatagggaggagagtttactccctgaattgctcccaggatttggggcttgaaaacaactcggctcctgcagaaactaatgagcgtATAGACAGgcgggtggaaattagccaaaacagacaggtCGACCAAGGCCTTAGGCGTTCGGACAGGCTTcgacagataaggatgagaggcattcaggggaaacgaaaccaatttctgagtcttAACAAAGGGATATAAAcaaagggattt
This genomic interval carries:
- the SPMIP8 gene encoding sperm microtubule inner protein 8; the protein is MAQVLDLTPWPPDGAPTFASPGVLIPLEPHKAQLAGVKSQIYHPALPSLRRMDMDTMANRLTDQHARTTTYCSKDDFENATFTLAGVPNLRLPSLGMTELGRSLRSSYRPGKMAPEMPGADREEWPSFTKAMEDWSRFVSTAGEFKLPSAKNRILGFSCYALRYLKPDVTQTWRCCLNQNPSLDRYGPKPLPYNTVNTYRSFGSAHSRSHYLQPWR